The nucleotide window TTTTCATGCAAACTAAACAGTGTGTGTGAGTTGAACTGTTGGCTGCATTGTTTACACGTGTATAAATATTTAGAAACCCGGACATCATAGAAAGACTGCTTGCTTGGGACTGGTTGACTACCAGTATTTGTAATATTGGCAGCACTTTGATTGCGAGAATGAAGTGTTCCTAACTGTGACTTTGATTCAATGCCATCCTGCAGATCACTTTCTGATTGTTGCTCTGAGTCATCCTCCGTGCTATTTTCAGATTCACTCATTGGAGAATTTTCATCACACTCCAAACTGCTCAATTTGTTTCTGTGGGCTTGTTTGAAATGTTTAGCAAGGTTACCAAATGTTGAGAACATCCGGCCACACAATGGACACTGTAGATTGGATAATCCTAGTTCATGCTGTCTTTCATGCATCTTGAATAAAGATTCCCTCATGAAGAGTTGACCACATTTTTGGCATCTGCCATATTTTGAGATAGCTCGATTTCTATGACTGCCAGAGCATGCATCATTCACTGTGCCATCACCGCTCTGACTGCACGACGAATCTCTTTGTGTTCCTTGTTCAGAATCATCTCTCATACAATTTACACTGactattgtcattttgtttttatgaacaGTCTTGAAATGTCTTCCAAGATTACAGAAACTTGAAAATGTCTGTCCACACAGTGGGCAAGTTGTATTCGATAGCCCCAATGTATGCTGCTTTTCATGCAAACTAAACAGTGTGTGTGAGTTGAACTGTTGGCTACATTGTTTACATGTGTATAAACATTTAGAAACCCGGACATCATAGAAAGGCTGCTTGCTTGGGACTGATTGACTACCAGTATTTGTAATATTGGCAGCACTTTGATTGCCAGAATGAAGTTTTCCAAACTGTGACTTTGATTCAATGCCATCCTGCAGATCACTTTCTGATTGTTGCTCTGAGTCATCCTCCATGCTGTTTTCAGATTCATTCATTGGAGAATTTTCATCACACTCCAAACTGCTCAATTTGTTTCTGTGGGCTTGTTTGAAATGTTTAGCAAGGTTACCAAATGTTGAGAACATCCGGCCACACAATGGACACTGTAGATTGGATAATCCTAGTTCATGCTGTCTTTCATGCATCTTGAATAAAGCTTCCTTCATGAAGAGTTGACCACATTTTTGGCATCTGCCATATTTTATGATAGCTTGATTTCCATGACCATCATAGCATGCTTCATTCACTGCACCATCACCGCTCTGACTGCACGACGAATCTCTTTGTGTTCCTTGTTCAGAATCATCTCTCATAGAATTTACATTGACTATTGTCATCTTGTTTTTATGGAAAGTCTTAAAATGTCTTCCAAGATTACAGAAGCTTGAAAATGTTTGTCCACATAATGGGCAGGTCTTATTCGATAACCCTAATTCATGCTGTTTCTCATGCAATCTATACAGTGTTTGTAAGTTGAAATGTTGTCCACATTCTTTGCATGTGTATAAACGTTTAAACACGCAGATGTCACTGAAAGTCTGACCTGTTGCGTCTGTTTGACGACATGTGTAATCACTTTGATTGCCAGAATGCAGTGTTTTAAATTGCCTTTGTGGTTCCAAATCACCTTGGTCATCATTTTCCTCTGAGTTATCTTCCATGTCATCTTCAGGTACTGGCGAATCAAGGTTGTCATTTTGCCGCACGGTTCCTTCATTGTGGGCAATCTTGAAGTGTTTTTGTAAGTTTTCAGATGCTGAGAAAGTCTGGAGGCACAAGGGACAGGTTTGATTTGACAACCCCAACTCATGCTGCCTTTGATGAAGGTTGAGTAGAGTTGGGGACTGTGAGAACTGGTCACAATCTTTACAATGTGGATGACTCAAAAGTTCTCTGTTGTTAATTATTTTGGTACTCTGTATTGAACTTGTGCACTGAACACATTTACACCGTGTGTCATTGTTATGATGCTCCGCATCATCTTTTGAACCGTTTTGTTCTCCAGAATATTCTGACTGAGCATTAATGTTATGTGGACTGTGACGATGGACTTTTCTGTAGTGTTTGACCACATTTTGGTAACTTGAAAATTTGGTGTAACAGAGTGGGCATGTGTCCTTGGTAAAGCCTAATTGATGTTGTTTCTGGTGTAATTCAAACAACAAGAAACACATGAATTGCTGTCCACAGTCCTTGCAGCTGACACAATATCTGGAATCTGGCTTGTTATGGAAGTCTTGATGAAGTTTCCACAGCTTACTGCACGTGAATATTATATTACAGATATGACAAACTTTGTAAATATCACTTCCTGATGCCTGCTTTTCACATTCATTTAGGTTGTTTACAGGTTCAACTTCTTGAGTGACTTCTGTTGTCTTTTCCTTATCCATTCCTGTAGAAACACCTTGGGTTGGCTCCGTGTCAGCCATACACGATCCTGATATGAAAGTAGCTGCTACAGTGTTACTGGGTAGTCTGCTCTGTTGTTACTAGGGTATATACATGTAGATCCTGTTACTGGTGAGccagtacatgtatttgatgaAGTGTTACTGCACTGTGATGCAGTCTCCAAGTCTCCTACATGTCCATCTTCCTGAAGTTCCCATGTGTTGTCGCTGTCACTTTTTCCTCCATGGTCAGCGGCAATCCACTCTGTTGCCATGGAGGAGAGTTCTGTACTTCCTCTTTTCTC belongs to Ptychodera flava strain L36383 chromosome 17, AS_Pfla_20210202, whole genome shotgun sequence and includes:
- the LOC139115344 gene encoding zinc finger protein 14-like isoform X1, giving the protein MADTEPTQGVSTGMDKEKTTEVTQEVEPVNNLNECEKQASGSDIYKVCHICNIIFTCSKLWKLHQDFHNKPDSRYCVSCKDCGQQFMCFLLFELHQKQHQLGFTKDTCPLCYTKFSSYQNVVKHYRKVHRHSPHNINAQSEYSGEQNGSKDDAEHHNNDTRCKCVQCTSSIQSTKIINNRELLSHPHCKDCDQFSQSPTLLNLHQRQHELGLSNQTCPLCLQTFSASENLQKHFKIAHNEGTVRQNDNLDSPVPEDDMEDNSEENDDQGDLEPQRQFKTLHSGNQSDYTCRQTDATGQTFSDICVFKRLYTCKECGQHFNLQTLYRLHEKQHELGLSNKTCPLCGQTFSSFCNLGRHFKTFHKNKMTIVNVNSMRDDSEQGTQRDSSCSQSGDGAVNEACYDGHGNQAIIKYGRCQKCGQLFMKEALFKMHERQHELGLSNLQCPLCGRMFSTFGNLAKHFKQAHRNKLSSLECDENSPMNESENSMEDDSEQQSESDLQDGIESKSQFGKLHSGNQSAANITNTGSQSVPSKQPFYDVRVSKCLYTCKQCSQQFNSHTLFSLHEKQHTLGLSNTTCPLCGQTFSSFCNLGRHFKTVHKNKMTIVSVNCMRDDSEQGTQRDSSCSQSGDGTVNDACSGSHRNRAISKYGRCQKCGQLFMRESLFKMHERQHELGLSNLQCPLCGRMFSTFGNLAKHFKQAHRNKLSSLECDENSPMSESENSTEDDSEQQSESDLQDGIESKSQLGTLHSRNQSAANITNTGSQPVPSKQSFYDVRVSKYLYTCKQCSQQFNSHTLFSLHEKQHTLGLSNTICPLCGQTFSSFCNLGRHFKTVHKNKMTIANVNSLRDDSEQGIQRDSSCSQSGDGTVNEACSGSHRNRAISKYGRCQKCGQLFMKEALFKMHERQHELGLSNLQCPVCGRKFSTFSNLAKHFKQAHRNKLSSLECDENSPMNESENSMEDDSEQQSESDLQDGIEPEQQIQTIHSGNQRDS